The proteins below come from a single Chitinophaga pinensis DSM 2588 genomic window:
- a CDS encoding glycosyl hydrolase family 95 catalytic domain-containing protein, with translation MKRTGLSLMLIIALGAGRSHAQQRNNNLKLWYKEPAIEWSQALPLGNGRVGAMVFGGTSEELIQLNEATLWSGGPVSKQVNPAAASYLPAVRAALFSEKYHEADSLLRKMQGAFSQSFLPLGDIRIHQQLKDTLVSQYSRDLDIANAKSITRFVSGGITYTRELFISAPDQVIVIRLRSSKKGALQFKADPSSQLHYQNSVTGAKEIAMRGKAPSQVDPSYINYNAEPIQYEAAGSCKGMRYELRMRAISPDGTVTTDATGITVKNATEAILLLTAATSFNGFDKCPDSEGLDEKAIAGGQMKKAAALSYANLLQRHEQDYHKYFNRVSLNLSGDDQSAQPTDERLRRYTAGGKDQALESLYFQFGRYLLISCSRTPSAPANLQGIWNKELRAPWSSNYTININTQMNYWPAEVCNLMEMQQPLYQLLKELSVTGAATAGEFYNTRGWVAHHNTDIWAIANPVGDKGKGDPQWANWMMGGNWLCQFLWQHYCYTGDEKFLRDTAYPIMKSAALFSLDFLVKDPASGYLVTAPATSPENKFLLANGTQESVSIASTMDMTIIRELFNNVIKAGEVLKVDNGLRDSLQVAADRLYPFKIGKDGSLQEWYKDWPSGETEHRHISHLYALFPGDQISPSATPELANATKRTLEIRGDGGTGWSKAWKINTWARLEDGNHAYKLLRELLTLTGKGAVDMHNAGGTYANLFCAHPPFQIDGNFGGTSGIAQMLLNGQSNMIRLLPALPDAWATGDVKGLLAYGGHTIDMSWKEGKLVRVTIYAKKAGTCYLLAKSRLKAGANAQLAPMKPKDPSAGYPYALKTTAGGVYTLLAAE, from the coding sequence ATGAAAAGAACAGGTCTCTCTTTAATGCTGATCATCGCCTTAGGAGCAGGGCGATCGCACGCACAGCAAAGGAATAACAACTTAAAGCTTTGGTATAAGGAACCGGCAATTGAATGGTCACAGGCGCTTCCATTAGGCAACGGACGTGTTGGAGCGATGGTGTTTGGCGGAACAAGCGAGGAACTGATCCAGCTGAATGAAGCTACTTTATGGTCGGGCGGTCCGGTCAGTAAGCAGGTGAATCCGGCGGCAGCGTCTTATTTACCGGCAGTACGCGCTGCGTTATTCAGCGAAAAGTATCATGAAGCGGATAGCCTGCTGCGTAAAATGCAGGGCGCTTTTTCGCAGTCATTCCTGCCATTGGGTGATATACGTATACATCAGCAATTGAAGGATACCCTGGTGTCGCAATATAGTCGAGACCTGGATATAGCGAATGCGAAATCGATTACGCGATTTGTAAGCGGCGGCATTACCTATACACGTGAGCTATTTATCTCTGCACCTGACCAGGTGATCGTGATCAGACTACGTTCCAGCAAGAAAGGTGCGTTGCAGTTTAAAGCCGATCCATCCAGTCAGCTGCATTATCAGAATAGTGTTACAGGTGCAAAGGAAATTGCAATGCGAGGTAAGGCGCCTTCGCAGGTAGATCCGAGTTATATTAATTATAATGCCGAGCCTATTCAGTATGAAGCGGCAGGTAGTTGTAAGGGCATGCGTTATGAACTGCGGATGCGGGCGATCAGTCCGGATGGCACCGTGACAACTGATGCCACCGGGATTACTGTGAAGAATGCTACGGAAGCGATTTTATTACTGACCGCAGCAACCAGCTTTAATGGTTTTGATAAATGTCCTGACAGTGAAGGACTGGATGAGAAAGCGATTGCCGGCGGACAAATGAAAAAAGCCGCTGCATTGTCTTATGCTAATCTGCTGCAACGTCACGAGCAGGACTATCATAAATATTTTAACAGGGTTAGTCTGAATCTGTCAGGTGATGATCAATCAGCACAGCCAACAGATGAAAGACTGCGGAGATATACTGCGGGCGGCAAAGATCAGGCGCTGGAGAGTCTTTATTTTCAGTTTGGCCGTTATCTGCTGATCTCCTGTTCCCGTACGCCATCTGCGCCAGCGAATCTGCAGGGTATCTGGAACAAGGAGCTACGTGCGCCCTGGAGTTCCAATTACACGATCAATATCAATACGCAGATGAACTACTGGCCTGCGGAGGTCTGTAACCTGATGGAGATGCAACAGCCGTTGTACCAGTTGCTGAAAGAACTGTCTGTGACAGGCGCCGCTACCGCAGGAGAGTTTTATAATACGAGAGGATGGGTAGCACACCACAATACGGATATATGGGCGATTGCCAATCCGGTAGGCGATAAAGGAAAAGGTGATCCGCAGTGGGCTAACTGGATGATGGGAGGGAACTGGTTATGTCAGTTCCTCTGGCAACATTACTGTTATACCGGCGATGAAAAATTCCTGAGAGATACGGCTTATCCGATCATGAAATCAGCGGCGCTTTTTAGTCTCGATTTCCTGGTGAAAGATCCTGCTTCCGGTTACCTGGTGACTGCACCTGCTACTTCACCAGAGAATAAATTCCTGCTGGCGAATGGTACACAGGAATCCGTTTCCATTGCCAGCACGATGGACATGACGATCATCCGTGAGTTGTTCAATAACGTGATTAAAGCAGGAGAAGTACTGAAAGTAGATAATGGACTGCGTGACTCTTTACAGGTTGCTGCGGATCGTCTTTATCCGTTTAAGATAGGAAAGGATGGCAGTTTACAGGAGTGGTATAAAGACTGGCCTTCCGGAGAAACAGAGCATCGCCATATTTCACATCTGTATGCGCTGTTCCCTGGCGATCAGATTTCGCCTTCCGCTACACCCGAACTGGCTAATGCGACTAAACGTACTTTGGAGATCAGGGGAGACGGTGGTACCGGTTGGAGTAAAGCCTGGAAGATCAATACCTGGGCAAGACTGGAAGATGGCAATCATGCTTACAAACTCTTACGCGAGTTGCTGACATTGACAGGAAAAGGTGCTGTAGATATGCATAATGCAGGTGGTACTTACGCGAATCTGTTTTGTGCGCATCCGCCTTTCCAGATAGATGGTAACTTTGGCGGTACTTCCGGTATCGCACAGATGTTACTGAACGGACAATCCAACATGATCCGTTTACTGCCTGCTTTACCGGATGCATGGGCAACAGGTGATGTAAAGGGATTACTGGCATATGGTGGTCATACCATCGATATGAGCTGGAAAGAAGGTAAGCTGGTACGTGTAACGATCTATGCGAAGAAGGCAGGTACCTGCTATTTACTGGCAAAGAGCAGGCTGAAAGCAGGCGCCAATGCACAGTTGGCGCCGATGAAACCAAAAGATCCGTCAGCAGGTTATCCTTATGCGCTGAAAACAACGGCAGGAGGCGTATATACATTGCTGGCAGCAGAATAA